ATTTTCCCCAAGTTTAAGTTTCCCAGTAAGCCACCCTTCCTTTATATCAGTCTTGACCTCTGCAGAGGttcaccccagcactgccctctACCTACCCTACTCGGTATCCTTGAAGCCTGTGGGTTATGTTAATGCACAGGGAGGGCTTCactagaaagggaaagaaaaaaacatcccaAGACAGGAGGATAAGACCTAATCAACTCACGCCACTAGTAACCTCAACCAGATTTTCCAAGCCATTTTCTTCTGGGCCTCCTGGCTGTCACAAGCAGAGTTTGTTTCAGAGCACCCCACCCTGCTTCCCCTGCAGACTGCTGTGCAGGGCAGGAATGGGCAGCTCTCATGGAAACCCTGGAAAACACCAGAGAAACACCTGCTGAAGAGACGCATCCCCCCAACACAAACACTCCTACGCCTAAGCCAGCTCACTCGTTTCCCTGCCAGGGAGGCACAGTGCTCCTTGCTCTGCCAAGCTCGTGGCTTCATTTGGGAGCAAGAACATTTCTCCTTGTTTGGGTTTTCAGAGAGCAGGAAGACCTATTGCCCATGGCTACACTTGCCTCTCCTGGCTCTGTGTATATCTAGCTTCCAAATGTTGGTGGTTTTGTTACTTGGAGCCAGCCAGGAGCAACAGCTTCCTAATAGATGGGAAAGCATGCAGTTCTGAACAGTTCACAGTGTACATAACTGGGGATCTGCTTAAAGAATGCCAATACCTACCTGAAACTCCTGCAGACAAGGGGATATCCGTTATGGAAGATATTTTGTAGGGAAAGTAGAGGAAATCTGTATCTGTAAAGCTGAAAAGTGGTTTTATTAGGAGTTGTTATCTCTCCTTTGCTGGAGGGGAGTGCTAGCATCCAATTTGTCTCAAAGAAAAACTTCATCTCACTCTTCTGACACAGTGGCCTAAGCAATAACTTAGATGCAGGAGTTTTAAACTGCAGTTGAGCCTTCcattcttttctgcttcttgagGCTTTTAGCAATGCCAGCTAGACTGCGTTGCACCACAGAGAGGTCATCTAGATTTGTCTCCTTCCCCCTTTGAGTGAGAAATTATCCGTCTTTTGTGAATCACCCTCACAAATAGAAGTGCTCTATACTGAAAAAGTTTAAAGAGCAGAAAGCCTTTGCAGTCTGATCATCAGTGCTCTCCCAGTTCCTCCCCAGGTTGTCCTGTCTGGGGAAGATAAACCTTGCTTATCCTAGCACCTGCAGCACTTACCTTGTTTTGGACTTCTCCATGCTGTGCTTCTCAGAAACTGAGGAGTTCTAGGCCCTTTGCAAAACATCTCTCTGCCCATACTTCAAGTGAGAAGTCTCCAGCTGTTCCGACTGTGCTTTGCAGTAGAGAATCACAGCAAACTTGATGCCTTCGAGCTACTCACTATTTCAGGTTCTTATGTAGACATCTCATGTGATGAGGTCTTTGCCAAGATGAGAAACACACTTTAGGCTTTGGGGACAAACTGGTGCCAAAACATCTAGGCAACGAACACTCGTACAATCCACCATCACATTTGCAAGGCAGgagttttgtattttgtgctCAATGCAACTGAAATCAAAGCCTCAATGACCTACTGCAGGACCTCTGGcagtagagaaaaaacaagatgCAAGACCATTCTCTCTCCTGGAAGACCTGCAGAACattcttctgcctttcctgCTAGAGGCCAAGGTGATGGGCAACAGGCCACACAGGACAAGAAGTGAGCAAAAGCACCTGAGTCAGAGGATCCAGGACTGTTTGCAGAAACCGGCTGAAGCttggcaaataaaataaacagcaggGGGGCAGACACTGCTCATACACAGGTTGGAAGCAGGAAATTCTATTTTaggtgctgaaaaaaaaaagagtattgcAAGTTCCAGATAAGGCCAAGTTCCTTGCACACCTGCTACCTTTAAGAACAAGGGTATGagtctgaggaaaaacaaaataaaataaaataatttttaaagaaaggctGTTGATTCTGGCCTTTCCATCACTGGAAGGAGCTACTCGTCTTTCAGCACAGACAGTGCCCATAGGCTTGAGTAAAACAGAGAATAAGAACTGTCTGGATTTGAAGACCAGTAAGTTTTCAGCTCagccctttctctctcttgtgtTCCTAGTTTTGAAGGCAAACAAGCACTGTTTAAATAGCATTTCACATGCTTTGAAAGTCCAACTCCAGCGACATAGAATCTGCCTTTGGTATAGGGAATGTGGTACAGACCTTGGCAAGGGGCCTGTCCTAAGCCTTGCCCACACAGCTCCGCTTGGAGACTGAACGCTACAACCTGGATCAGTGGGGCCAAGAAAAGTCTCTCCAAAACTGATTGCATCTACTGCCCTGAGCCAGCTGGGGACACAAGGGTCACAGTGGTGACGGAAGGTACTCATTTCTCCCCTCTGCAGGAGCTTTCAGTCACAGAGAAGGCAAGAGTCTCACCTTCAACAGTGCTGGCCTCAGACAGGAGCCAAAAGAAATCTGTAGCTCTGCAGGCACATTTCCTGCTCcacatttatttcctctttgcaaatgctttttcagCACAGGCACAGCCTCCTTGCCAGGTCTGCAAGGGCATTTCAAGAAaccaagttttgttttgtttgtaatttaTTGCAAGCCTGCAGCTCCTAAACTGTCCAGCATTAGAAAATAGAAGGCTGCTGTGCTACCCCTCACCCCAGTGGTTGTGGAGTGATTAAGGATAGCTTTAATTTGAGGCCTGCAGCTCAACAGCTCCCAAAGGAttgataaaatatatatagcaaTCTCCAGTTCCACCTCTGGAGGCTGAACTCTCACTGGATGATTAACGACAGCtatttcctccatctctctgcCTGCCACTGAAGAAGGCTGATTCTCTGCAAGGTCCTACCAGCACTGGCCCACACTCTGACTAGCAAACAGCAACATTTACAATCAGAAAAACACCCCAAGAAATAGAACCAGCCCCAAGGAGGTGAGGTAGCACCACACAACCACAGGAGAgtgcttttaataaataaattgggGTAAATAGGGTCAGGCTCCTTGAAGCAGGCCCTGCTTGGCTGCATtagcagcactggcctaacaCAGTGGGAATGGAGCTAAGAACTGGGAACTCCTCAATGCAGCCTCCACGACTTTCCCAAGAGCAGCAATGCTGAGAGCAGCTTTCCCAATGCAAGCAAAAACTAGCATCTCAACATAGAAACAGAGCTGCTGGTCAGTTGTTACTCTCGTTTTCTGCCTGTTGTTGCAGCTTCAGGTTCAGAAAGACTGCAGCATGGCTGGAAAAAcagcagatatttttatattaaagaaagaGCTGCATGAGGAATAGGCAGCAGCTGTGTCCTCTGTGCCACCACTTACCAGAGGCTCTTGGGTCAGAGGCAGCTCCAAAACAgttgaaatgtaattttcaatCCACAGGTACCACACACAAACAGCAACAAGGCTGTAACACAGAGCTGTGAACAACCTGCAAGAACACAAAACAGTTCCCCAGAAACCTGCCTTCCCCAGCCTTGTGGGCCCTCATCTGCTGCCCAGGATCTTTGTAGAGGTCCCACACTCTGCAGGTATGTGGTTTCTGgttactgaaaaaagaaagttcagcCACGGCAGACAGGGTAAGGAAAACTGGACTCCCTTTTAGTGAGCTGGGCAAATGAACAAGTTGCTTCTACAGAGCCCAGCCACAGATGCAATTTGCATCCTAAGAGATCAAAGTATGGCTGGAAAAGCTCATCAGGCTGCTCCAGGCCAGCAAGAGCTAATTCTGATTGCTGCTCTGATGCACACTGCAATGTGCATTTCCTCCCAAGAGAGGTCACAACaattcaaagaaaaactatAGTCTTAGGAGTTGAGATGGTgcttaaaaaagagaaatacttcAACTTGGTCCCTTGCTAGGTCTCCCAATGCAGCTAGCTGGCTGGCAAGTCCCCCTCTTATACCTAGGAGGGCTTATTCCCACCTGGACACACAGGTAACTCTCCAGTGCTGCTCTTAGTAAAGAGCAGGTGCCAGGAACACAAGCATTAgctgttatttaaaagaaactgtttgAGCTCTAAACTATGACAGGAATCTGGGGAGGACAGGCAGCCTCTTAGGTACCACAGCCCTAGGGAATGGCCCActcaggagaggaaaaggaagttgCAACATGCATTTCCAGAGGAGGTGGAACTCCCTAAGGAGAGCTTCACCAAGGAGTGtaagttttaatatttatttagtaCAGGCCCGAGGAAGAGACCTGGAAAATAAGGCAAAGGCAAATTATCCTCCAGAGCCCAATTCAGCATCTCGTACACACAGaccatggaaagcagcagctgtgcttctCCCCAGAGCCATGCTCCACATCTTCCTCATCTGCTGGAGCACAGCCTAGCACTTATAAGTCCAGAAGGAATCGAGTGACTTTCTTCAGATATTCTGTCTTCAAGTAATCTCCCAGCTCGTCCTTTGTGACCCACAGGTAATCTTCTTTCAGTTCTGCCTGGGACAAATCATTGCTCTGGAGGAAGGCTTTGAAGAAGAATACTTTGGCTCCCACGTTATCCTCAGTCCTGATGGCCCTTGGGAATTTGTACTTGTAAAGCCCATATGGCGCATTCCCCAGGAACTTGGCTTGGATATGATCTCCTGCAAGACCCCAGCAATGCAAGAAAACAAGACATAAGAACACAAAGCAACAGCAACTGCTTTCCTAAAGTAACAGGAAGGGAACAGGACACTCCCAATGTCTGGCTCAGACTGACTGCTCCTTCTTCCCAGCAGAGATATTACCAATCATAAAATTTCATGGGTTTATTTCATGGAAAACCTCTCTCTCCTAGAGTCCTGCAAGTTGCCTAAAAGTGAGAGAGGTAGAGAGCGAGTATCAAGCTCTGCCAACccatagtggaaaaaaaaaaggacacacaGATTTGCTAACACCATTTGCCACAAAAGCTGCTACAGAGTGACAAGAAGGAAAGTGAAGCTGTACCTAGAGCAACCTTAGACCATTCAGGAGGCAGTTAGACCTCAGACTGTGGGCCAGTCTTGGCACTCAGTTGCCAGCCCAGTTAGCCCCTCACATGCAGCACAACAGCTGAGCTGAGCGTAGTGCTGTTCTAGTCACTCTGCAACAATGCAGTTACAGAGCAGCTTATGCAGCCTTCACAGCTCTTGCCAGAAACCTCACCACATTTAGCTCAGTTCCATTGCCATAAAATCCCTTTTCCCAGCAGACGGGAGGAAATTTTACTACAGAGGATTTCAAAATATCCTTAAGTTAGGGCAAGGAATGAAAACAACTAGGacaaagaggagaagagggcCAGGTACACAGAAGGCTACATACCCAAAAAGGTAGCCATAGCTCGCTCAGCTGTGCTTCGCAGTGTCTCTCCAGGCTGCCATTCTGCTTGAGGCAGGAGCCACAGCTCCTGGTTACCAATTTTCTGTTTCACCAGAAGCATCAGGTTACTGTCCAGCTTTCTGTTCAGTGATGTTCGAATGTTGTTTTTGTCAGcatctgccaaaaaaaaatacatactggAAACAAAGTCTCTCAGCAGCACTGGTCTGATCACTACAATTCATCACTTGTCTCCTTCTGATGCTTTTCCAGTAACAATACACACACAATACTGATACATGCAACGAGACCAAAATTGAGACCAAACACTATCAGTCACTCTAGGAACTGATGCAGGGTTTAAGTGAAATCCACTGCTACGCTGCATTCtacttatttcattttcaaacgAAATCAGAATAAGCAGTTTAGACTTTCAATTTGACAAAAATCAGCCACAGCTCTAAGCAAGTTTGTGAATCAAGCTATCCGAAGTTTTTCTTATAAGAAAATCTATTTGCATCATTTTGTAAAGCTGTGTTAACAAGCACATGGGGACAGAGCTTCCTTTCTAAGCTAGGTAATTCCTCTGCCAACCGTGCTGCCACACAGCCAAGACCCTCCttaaaaaatcagcaaatgCCTTCATTCAGCATTCAGTTGTGTTCCGCAGACTATCAAGGTGTTCTCCTCCACCACGATACAACAAAAACTTCAGTCTGTACCTGTTATCCGTGGAGCAGCTTTGAACTGCAGTAACTTCTGTTCCCACTTGTCCTCAAGGTCTTGAGCCATGACAACAGTTTTGCCAGGTCCTTCATCATCGTCATCATACatgctttccttcctcctcttcagctgctcttcctcctccagcttgCGAATTTCATGGTCCGAATAGTGGCTTTTCTCCAACTCTATCTGAAGAGCACCACAGAGAACCGTTACGCCCTGCAGTGCC
The sequence above is a segment of the Rhea pennata isolate bPtePen1 chromosome 10, bPtePen1.pri, whole genome shotgun sequence genome. Coding sequences within it:
- the MRPL46 gene encoding large ribosomal subunit protein mL46 — translated: MAALGQRLCTAAAAPRPWRLFGALCLLRLPRITQPLRREEEEMAALMGQIELEKSHYSDHEIRKLEEEEQLKRRKESMYDDDDEGPGKTVVMAQDLEDKWEQKLLQFKAAPRITDADKNNIRTSLNRKLDSNLMLLVKQKIGNQELWLLPQAEWQPGETLRSTAERAMATFLGDHIQAKFLGNAPYGLYKYKFPRAIRTEDNVGAKVFFFKAFLQSNDLSQAELKEDYLWVTKDELGDYLKTEYLKKVTRFLLDL